A stretch of Rhinoderma darwinii isolate aRhiDar2 chromosome 4, aRhiDar2.hap1, whole genome shotgun sequence DNA encodes these proteins:
- the TNFAIP3 gene encoding tumor necrosis factor alpha-induced protein 3, protein MATQQVLPQDLYMSNMLKAVKIRDRTPQDIVKPSNGVIPHFRTMHRYTIELFMICQFCTRFREILQKTLYNRSMQVALESHKKLNACKEVKKLVPLRTNGDGNCLMHAASMYMWGVQDTDLVLRKTLHNVLKTTDTRNFKFRWQLECVKSTVFQQTELRYDTRNWDEEWEHLVNMASTDTSVGHTGLQYNCLEEIHIFVLANILRRSIIVISDNMFRSLESGSSFSPLNVGGIYLPLHWPAQECYKYPIILGYDSQHFSPLVTMKDTGPEIRAVPLVVSEEGRFEDMKVHFITDHEEKSREKLLKEYLHVLEVPVHSWENGTTHLVNTARLDENNLPKEINLVEDYFQLVQHEYKRWQETKGGKSRFEITLPQLSLVEVKCETLNCPFFMSVSTQPYCHECFDKKQKSSDRTKTQIQKGESIHRKPEYCEPSCQMTPESLPDPASALATAPSLFIYSETNAMKCKTADCPFTLNVELNGLCERCHNTRHPQLGNSTERVRTSDIIRCNICFQDATRTFNGICSSCFKRTTEHSHSRSFPPLLHQRSISDPVNLSRSLVNLSGQEASNDETQTSTTSSQSGTNYNVERTANQKCRKPACQYFGTLQNEGFCTLCFLEYKENSGVNSSRPNKSSQTYVSVAAFKDMSRCLGRECSTLGSTLFEGFCQKCFIEAQNQRYHEARNTEERIQRQTERPGQNRTGCHMKICARDVCRKPVAGKNDELCEQCKHRCGHHKLSGEDAPKLRCRAPGCDHYGNNKCNGYCNECYQFRQMYG, encoded by the exons ATGGCAACGCAGCAGGTCCTTCCCCAGGATCTGTACATGAGCAACATGCTGAAGGCTGTGAAAATCCGAGATAGAACCCCACAGGACATAGTGAAGCCCAGCAATGGAGTCATCCCCCACTTTCGGACAATGCACCGATACACTATTGAACTGTTTATGATCTGTCAATTTTGCACAAGATTCCGAGAGATTCTGCAGAAGACTCTTTATAATAGATCCATGCAAGTTGCATTGGAAAGTCATAAGAAGCTAAATGCATGCAAAGAAGTGAAAAAACTCGTCCCCCTACGGACAAATG GTGATGGGAACTGTTTAATGCATGCTGCATCCATGTATATGTGGGGCGTACAAGATACAGATTTAGTGCTCCGGAAAACATTGCACAATGTTCTAAAGACAACAGATACGCGCAACTTCAAATTCCGCTGGCAGTTGGAATGTGTCAAATCCACAGTGTTTCAACAAACAGAACTTCGCTACGACACACGG aatTGGGATGAAGAATGGGAACATCTTGTCAATATGGCATCCACAGACACCTCAGTAGGACACACTGGCCTCCAGTACAATTGTCTTGAAGAGATACACATATTTGTGTTGGCTAACATCCTTCGGAGGTCAATTATTGTTATTTCAG ATAACATGTTCCGAAGTTTGGAGTCTGGCTCTAGTTTCTCACCTTTGAATGTTGGTGGAATTTACCTACCTCTTCATTGGCCTGCGCAGGAATGTTATAAATACCCCATTATTCTTGGCTATGACAGCCAGCACTTTTCACCCCTTGTCACTATGAAAGACACAGGGCCAG AAATCCGTGCTGTCCCATTGGTAGTCAGTGAAGAAGGCAGATTTGAAGATATGAAAGTGCACTTTATAACGGACCATGAAGAGAAATCCAGGGAGAAGCTGCTTAAAGAGTATTTGCATGTGCTGGAGGTACCTGTGCATTCCTGGGAGAATGGGACCACTCATCTAGTAAACACGGCCAG gCTTGATGAAAACAATTTACCCAAGGAAATAAATTTGGTGGAAGATTACTTTCAGCTTGTTCAGCACGAGTATAAGCGGTGGCAGGAGACCAAAGGTGGAAAAAGCCGATTTGAGATTACCCTTCCTCAGCTGTCTCTTGTTGAAGTGAAATGTGAAACATTAAATTGTCCTTTCTTCATGTCCGTGAGCACGCAGCCCTACTGCCATGAGTGCTTCGATAAGAAACAGAAATCCAGTGACAGGACTAAAACCCAAATACAGAAGGGTGAATCTATACATCGCAAACCTGAATATTGTGAACCGTCATGTCAAATGACTCCGGAGTCGCTGCCAGATCCTGCTTCTGCACTAGCAACAGCGCCCAGCCTCTTCATTTACAGTGAAACAAATGCAATGAAATGTAAAACAGCTGACTGCCCATTTACATTGAATGTGGAGCTCAATGGACTGTGTGAACGCTGTCACAATACCAGACATCCTCAGCTAGGTAATAGTACTGAAAGGGTTAGGACCTCTGACATTATTAGGTGCAATATATGTTTTCAGGATGCCACTAGAACTTTTAACGGTATTTGTAGCTCTTGCTTTAAACGGACTACAGAACACTCCCACAGTAGGAGCTTCCCCCCTTTGCTTCATCAAAGGTCCATTTCTGACCCTGTAAATTTGTCAAGGAGTCTTGTGAATCTATCAGGTCAAGAGGCTTCTAATGACGAGACCCAGACATCAACCACTAGTTCACAGTCTGGGACAAATTACAATGTAGAGAGGACAGCTAACCAAAAATGTAGAAAACCTGCCTGCCAGTATTTTGGTACACTACAAAATGAAGGATTTTGCACTTTATGCTTCTTGGAGTATAAAGAAAACAGTG GAGTTAATTCAAGTAGACCCAACAAATCATCACAAACCTATGTCAGTGTGGCTGCATTCAAGGACATGAGTCGGTGCTTGGGTCGGGAGTGTAGCACATTAGGCAGTACATTATTTGAGGGATTCTGCCAGAAGTGCTTCATTGAAGCTCAGAACCAAAGATACCATGAAGCAAGAAATACAGAGGAACGAATACAAAGACAAACAGAG AGACCTGGACAAAATCGGACTGGTTGTCACATGAAAATTTGTGCCAGGGATGTTTGCAGAAAACCAGTAGCAGGTAAAAATGATGAACTTTGTGAACAGTGCAAGCACAGATGTGGCCATCACAAGTTATCGGGAGAAGATGCACCTAAGCTGCGGTGTAGGGCACCAGGATGTGATCACTACGGTAACAACAAGTGCAATGGTTATTGCAATGAGTGCTATCAGTTCAGACAGATGTATGGATAA